The genomic window AAACATTCGGACGTCACCTTTCTTCAACATTTGTTTCAAATCTAATGATCCAATCATCTAATTCTCAATTTCAATTTAGACTGAACAACCAAATCCGGGCATTTCTCTCCAATGCATCATGGACGATTAAAGAGCAGGGAATGACAATTGGAGAGATACGTGAACAACCTGTGGGGAGAACGTTAATTGTAACCACTGAACAAGGGAATGTAGAAGTGAAGTCTACGCTTATAGCATTAAGGGAGATTGAAGTGAATCTGCTCTCAGAAAAACCGGTAGCAATCGCTAGAGGAAAAAGAAATGGAAGCATTCAAAACCCAACGTTTGATCTAACGCTACAGCCCCATTCATTGACGTTTCCTCCTGTGTTTTTTGCCGCTCTTTGTTTTTTGCATATTCATCAAGGATAGGTCAAATAAGCCAACGTCTCAGAGACCATGCCTTACGATTACTCTTGTATCCAAATCCCTTCTTCATTCAAGACCTGCTTAAACCTAACCGAGCCTTTAACTAAAAAAGGGTTTCCCGTTAAGATCTCTAGTCCTTCCCTCTCCATGCTCGTCTACCTCTAGACACTTATTCGTTGCATTTCAACGTGATTCCCTGCATATCTACTTCTTTCCATGCATATTGTACAAGAAATGAAGCAGGACTTTCTTTACCGATCAAGAAGAGTTATGTAAGCGCTTACTATATCTTCTCGTGGAGGGATTGGAATGAGGAAAAGGATTCAAGCAGCTTTACTTATCCCTATTGTGACAAGTGTATCTCTGCTAGCGAGTTGTTCAGATGAACAAACGTCTGGAGGAGGAGATGTCGTACTCACTTGGCTTGTCCGTAGTGATCCGAACCTTATTGAATGGGAACATCGAGTGATTGAAGCATTCGAAGACGAAAACCCTGGCATCCGCGTCCAGTTACAGACGATTCCTCAAGGTGAAATTGATCAAAAATTGCAGACGATGATAGCTGGTGGCAACGTCCCAGATGTCTGGTCACCGAACTGGGCAGACTCAGGGTTTGGCAGTTACTATGCAATGGGAGCACTTAAAGACTTAACGCCTTTTTTAGAAAAAGACCCCCATGTCCTAGATGGTATCGATGACACATTAACCGATGTCTATAAAATGGAAGATGGTGTCTACGGCATTCCAATATTATCAATGGGCTCCTTTCTTTATTACAATCGGGATCTTTTTGATGAAGCAGGTGTGGCCTATCCTCCGACCGATTGGAACGACG from Shouchella hunanensis includes these protein-coding regions:
- a CDS encoding tubby C-terminal domain-like protein; amino-acid sequence: MNIHFDIPTYKASLKEIHVKSDEATIGTFRRFTKSDLKKTFGRHLSSTFVSNLMIQSSNSQFQFRLNNQIRAFLSNASWTIKEQGMTIGEIREQPVGRTLIVTTEQGNVEVKSTLIALREIEVNLLSEKPVAIARGKRNGSIQNPTFDLTLQPHSLTFPPVFFAALCFLHIHQG